The nucleotide window CCCCAGCATTCGAAAGACCGGTGTCGGCACGAAAGCCATGGATACAAAGCCAAAAAATGTAGTAACCGAGGTAAACCAGCAGGCAAGCCCGACCTCAGAGCATGACTTTACGATGGCCTCTCTGCCCTCTTTGCCCGCTTGTAACTCTAGAAGATAGCAAGAACATAAATGCACGATATCGCTAAATGAAACCACCATCATCACCGCGGGCACCATAGCGAGCATCAGATTGATTTGTGGATCTACAATAATGGCAACAGCGAAAGTCCAGATGATAGCAATAAGGCCAACCCCAGCTGTGGCAAAAACAGGCCAGAGTTGCCCAAAAAGCCAATAGACCACACAGATCAAAATCAAGCTGGTCATCGGGAAAATCAAAATGATACTGAGCCTGGCTTGAACCGTGGCTTCGATGCTGTCTGGAACAAAACCAGCAAGATGTATCGAATCTTTTTTGATACCTGCTTCATGAAGTGGCCCTAAGACGCCATCCAGAATCGCTGGCAAAGCTTCGACGGGCCGGTTTTTCTTGTCCGTTAGCTCAACCACCAGGGTGTAAGCATCACCATCTTCGGAGACAAGCGTTCCACGCATCAATTCATCTTGGGTCACCCAAGCTTTAAGCTGCTGCCAGTCGACCGTGTCCCGGCTGGCCTCCTCTTCATAGCTCGCAATATGGAGAGCATCGGCCCGTGACTCGATAAGGTTCCCTTTAAGGAAGCTCGTCACACGTCGCACATCGTCTAACGACTCAACGGTTTCCAAAGCTTTGGTTAGCGCCGACCAGCCCTTCTCTTCAAATGCACTCTCATCATCAATAGAGAGGAGAATGACGTCACTGGCACTGAAGTCGTTGGCTAAAACGCGGTAACGCGCATAGTCGTCACTCTCTCCAAAAAATAGCTGAATTAAAGAAGAGGCAATAACGCCCTGGGAAAGAATACCCATCGCAATGATGGTGACCACCGAGCAAAGAGCAATGACCCATTTTCGATGTTTAAGGACCCACTCAATATAGCGCTCAACAAACAAGTCACACTCCCCCGAAGCAATCTCGAAAAGTGAAACAAAATGCCGATACACCTAGATAATGGCAAGGCTATGGCTGTGGATGATTATCCTTTTTCACGACTAAAACAGCGCAATGGGCGACTCGAACCACGCGTTCGGCAACCGAACCCATTAAAAAGTGTGAAATGCCGGTTCTACCGTGCGTCGAGATGACCAAGAGTCCATGTTTTGAGGACTCCTGAGTAATCAAATCTACAGGGTTACCGATAATCACTTTGGCATCGATCTTATCCTGCGGAGTCTTGAGTTCGGAGGTCCATTCAGCCATCCGCGCCTCCAGCTCTACCATCGCCTGCGCCATACGCTCCGGAGATTCCGGGTAGGTCAAATCCATAAACGCAGTCTGAACAACGGGATGCACGTGCAAGACCGTGAGGTTCGCATTCCTTTCGTGGGCAATCCTATCGGCCATCGTGAGAGCGTGGCGCGATAATTCAGAGAAATCAATCGGGGCGAGAACGGTGCGCGGTGTTAGAAGGTCCATCTTAAGATCTTCCTCTTATGGACCGCAGAAATCAAGGAAGTTCGTTCAAGCAGACTTCTCTTGAGCTATTTCATCACGCCAACCACGGCTTGTTGCAACGTCGTTTTGATAACGCGCGATTTCGGTCTTTTGGCGTGCATCGTTCCAAAGCAAAAGCTCGGTCATAATTCTGACGACTTCGTGTAAAGCCCCTAAGCCCTGGTCATCATCGCGATAAAAAATCTGAGTTCGCTGAATGAGGAAATCTGTTGCTGTTGCCGCAAATTCGGACTCCACAGCAAACACGACTTGAGCAGCGATTTCATGTCGACCTTTAATCAGTGGGTTTGCCAACTCAGGCTTCTTCTTCACCAAATCAACAACATCTGCAGCGCGCACGCCGTACGTATCAACCAATGACTCACATATTTCCGGGGGCAATACGCCAGAAGCATTTTGAACCAAGTCAGCTTTTAGTTGCGACAAACCGCCCCGCGGCATTCCTTGAGCTCCCGGCAATGCTACTTTCGCGGTGGTTGAACGTCGGGTCTTTAATTTATGCCCGCGCTTCTTTAAAGCCTTCAGAGAAACAGTAACAACTTCATTCGCCATTTTACGATAGGTGGTTAGCTTACCGCCAGCGACCGTCACAACACCATCGGCGCCAACCTCAATGCTATGCTCTCGTGTTACCTTTGAGTTACTGATGTCATCCGACTCTGGAGCGAGTAATGGCCTTAGCCCGGCCCAAGTAGCGATTACATCGTTTCGGTCTAATTGATGACCTGGAAAATAGGTATTGCTGGCCTCTAGAAGATAATCGACATCGTTCAACGTAGCCGTTACCCCGCCTTCGACCTTTCCATAAGCCGTGTCTGTATTTCCGATATAGGTTTGCTCGCCCCAAGGCACCGCGAAAACACCGCGAGCATCGTCAGGGTGTGGACAAATAACACAATGATTCACGGGGAGACTTTTTCGGCTTACTACAACGTGCACGCCTTTGGTTCGCATGACCATAGGCTTAACCGCTTCCTTAGACAGCCCACGGGTCTTATCCGTCCAAGGACCTGTTGCGTTCACCACCAGCGATGCTTTCACTGATTTCTCTTCGCCCGTTAACTCGTTCTTAACCCTAACACCCAATACGTTCCCGGAATCATCCTTCTCAAATTGAGTCACACGGGTCCAGGTTGATACAATTGCACCCTGGTGAGCCGCGTCTAAAGCTGACTCCAAAGTCAAGCGAGCATCATCTGTAGCGCAATCATAGTAGAGAGGTGCTCCAAGCATGCCCTGGGTATCGACAATGGGTTCTACTTCGCTCAGCGCGTGGGCCTTTAAGGTTTTGTGGCGTCGTGGGGACCGAAACAAACTCAGTGCTTCGTAAACCCACATCCCGAGGCTCACCATCCCCAAACCACGTGTGCCAGTTTTGAAAATGGGAAAGATATAACCCAGCGGACGGACCAAGTGCGGTGCAATCTTCAATAAGATGCGGCGTTCGCTCACAGACTCAAACACAAGGCCAAAGGCAAATTGCTCTAGATATCGAAGCCCACCATGAACCATCTTGGATGAACGAGAACTCGTCCCGTATGCGAGGTCTCGCATTTCAACAAGCGCCACATTGAGGCCACGATTAGCCGCATCTCGGGCAATTCCTGCCCCATTGATACCGCCGCCAACCACCAAGACATCGACGGGCTCTTGCCCCAACTTTTCCCACATGGTTGCTTGAGCTAACATCTAGATTCGACTCCTTGCGTCAAAGTGCATGGTAAACGATTTTCTTTGCTCGTTCCAAACGTTATCACACCCTCACTGGGCCGCGGCAAGGGTGGAATCTAACGGGTTTCCCCTATTTTAAACTTGCTCTTATACCCCCTGGGGGTATAAAGGGGGCCAATGGAAGATAGCCAAGATCAAAAGAAAATTCTCACGCGACTCAAGCGAGCTCAAGGCCAAGTTGGAGCCATCCACCGAATGCTTGAAGAAGATAGCCCCTGCCTCGACGTGCTGGTCCAGATTGCAGCTGTTCAAGGGGCTCTCAATAAAGCCGGCCAGGACCTTCTTGCAAACCATATAGAGCACAGTGTTCACCAAGTCTTCGAAAACGCAGACGCCGAAGCTCGCGCCAATAAGATGAAAGATTTGATGACTATTTTTCAACGATACACCCACATCGGGGGACCTTCTTAATGAATGCACTTCTTCTCGCAAGCTGGGATGTCATGTTGGAGCTCTCGGTATGGTTGCTTCTAGGAGCAATCATCGCGTCACTGCTTCATGCGTTTATTCCATCCTCAATGATTCGAAAACAATTTCAAGGTGTCAGTGGGGTCTTCAAGGCAGTTCTTCTAGGCGTCCCGCTTCCCCTGTGTTCGTGCGGTGTGATTCCTGCGGGGCTGGGTCTTAAGAAAGATGGCGCGAGCAGCGGCTCTACAGTTGGCTTTTTAATCTCCACTCCTCAAACTGGAGTCGACTCAATCCTCGTATGCGCATCCTTTTTAGGTTGGCCTTTCGCCCTCTTTAAGGTGTTTGCGGCATTTCTAACTGGTATTGTGGGCGGGGTTATCTGCAATCTTTTCCCTGATGAAAGTCCAGCCGTAGAAGAGCCTGTAG belongs to Deltaproteobacteria bacterium and includes:
- a CDS encoding universal stress protein gives rise to the protein MDLLTPRTVLAPIDFSELSRHALTMADRIAHERNANLTVLHVHPVVQTAFMDLTYPESPERMAQAMVELEARMAEWTSELKTPQDKIDAKVIIGNPVDLITQESSKHGLLVISTHGRTGISHFLMGSVAERVVRVAHCAVLVVKKDNHPQP
- a CDS encoding metal-sensitive transcriptional regulator, whose amino-acid sequence is MEDSQDQKKILTRLKRAQGQVGAIHRMLEEDSPCLDVLVQIAAVQGALNKAGQDLLANHIEHSVHQVFENADAEARANKMKDLMTIFQRYTHIGGPS
- a CDS encoding MMPL family transporter codes for the protein MFVERYIEWVLKHRKWVIALCSVVTIIAMGILSQGVIASSLIQLFFGESDDYARYRVLANDFSASDVILLSIDDESAFEEKGWSALTKALETVESLDDVRRVTSFLKGNLIESRADALHIASYEEEASRDTVDWQQLKAWVTQDELMRGTLVSEDGDAYTLVVELTDKKNRPVEALPAILDGVLGPLHEAGIKKDSIHLAGFVPDSIEATVQARLSIILIFPMTSLILICVVYWLFGQLWPVFATAGVGLIAIIWTFAVAIIVDPQINLMLAMVPAVMMVVSFSDIVHLCSCYLLELQAGKEGREAIVKSCSEVGLACWFTSVTTFFGFVSMAFVPTPVFRMLG
- the glpD gene encoding glycerol-3-phosphate dehydrogenase — its product is MLAQATMWEKLGQEPVDVLVVGGGINGAGIARDAANRGLNVALVEMRDLAYGTSSRSSKMVHGGLRYLEQFAFGLVFESVSERRILLKIAPHLVRPLGYIFPIFKTGTRGLGMVSLGMWVYEALSLFRSPRRHKTLKAHALSEVEPIVDTQGMLGAPLYYDCATDDARLTLESALDAAHQGAIVSTWTRVTQFEKDDSGNVLGVRVKNELTGEEKSVKASLVVNATGPWTDKTRGLSKEAVKPMVMRTKGVHVVVSRKSLPVNHCVICPHPDDARGVFAVPWGEQTYIGNTDTAYGKVEGGVTATLNDVDYLLEASNTYFPGHQLDRNDVIATWAGLRPLLAPESDDISNSKVTREHSIEVGADGVVTVAGGKLTTYRKMANEVVTVSLKALKKRGHKLKTRRSTTAKVALPGAQGMPRGGLSQLKADLVQNASGVLPPEICESLVDTYGVRAADVVDLVKKKPELANPLIKGRHEIAAQVVFAVESEFAATATDFLIQRTQIFYRDDDQGLGALHEVVRIMTELLLWNDARQKTEIARYQNDVATSRGWRDEIAQEKSA